Proteins from a single region of Pyrus communis chromosome 6, drPyrComm1.1, whole genome shotgun sequence:
- the LOC137736503 gene encoding auxin-responsive protein IAA32: MDPNASSFLVSPSTFQSVYYEAKENDAIIDLGLSLRALQPETYHPSAHLVSLEGYDGLIDWPQANLNLKNTSILNARNVAEDCDEEAEGVQSKERRAYVKVNMDGLVIGRKVCIPDHSGYSSLAFQLEDMFGRQSASGLRLSQDASEFLLFYKDRGDNWRTVGDVPWKEFVECVTRMRIARKNQAFLSPPLKFN; encoded by the exons TCAGTTTACTACGAAGCCAAAGAGAATGATGCCATCATTGATCTTGGTCTTAGCCTCAGAGCTCTGCAGCCTGAAACTTACCATCCATCTGCACATT TGGTGAGCTTGGAGGGATATGATGGTCTGATAGATTGGCCCCAGGCTAACCTGAACTTGAAGAACACTAGCATTCTAAACGCGAGAAATGTCGCGGAAGATTGCGACGAAGAAGCAGAGGGAGTGCAAAGCAAGGAGAGGAGGGCTTATGTGAAGGTTAACATGGATGGGCTTGTTATTGGCAGGAAAGTCTGTATTCCTGATCACAGTGGTTACTCGAGTCTTGCCTTTCAGCTGGAAGACATGTTTG GTAGACAATCTGCATCTGGGTTAAGGTTATCTCAGGATGCGTCCGAGTTTTTGCTTTTTTACAAGGACAGAGGTGACAATTGGCGAACTGTCGGTGATGTTCCATGGAA GGAATTTGTAGAATGTGTGACGCGAATGAGGATTGCAagaaaaaatcaagcttttctTTCAcctcctttgaaatttaactaa